A section of the Procambarus clarkii isolate CNS0578487 chromosome 68, FALCON_Pclarkii_2.0, whole genome shotgun sequence genome encodes:
- the LOC123774802 gene encoding transmembrane protein 98, whose product MEVVETLVAVALGVLAAVFLGSLAALALVCYRRAIHSKHHLFYSQDIRPEGLMNSGELWSELELDDVRLAPQIDKILNDTQWVDDATGLIPHCLAILKLCHQMTERLVATTMTPIHKERLHDIIEVTRRLSPRIDDVARAMYPPLDPRLLEARCSALILTLTLLAWHARYSTSNSTVTLINEALKDMDRHLIVLREAAMAHETYHGIFAEDAACAAAEC is encoded by the exons ATGGAAGTGGTGGAGACACTGGTGGCCGTGGCCCTCGGGGTGTTGGCTGCCGTGTTCCTGGGCTCCCTGGCTGCTCTCGCCCTTGTCTGCTACCGTCGGGCGATCCACTCCAAGCACCACCTCTTCTACAGCCAGGATATAAG ACCCGAGGGGCTGATGAACAGTGGGGAGCTGTGGAGTGAACTGGAGCTGGACGATGTTCGTCTCGCCCCTCAGATAGATAAGATCCTCAATGATACACAATGGGTTGACGACGCTACTG GTTTAATCCCACACTGTCTGGCCATTTTGAAGTTGTGTCACCAGATGACGGAGAGACTCGTGGCCACCACCATGACGCCCATACACAAGGAAAGACTCCATGATATTATTGAG GTGACGAGGCGCCTCTCCCCACGGATAGACGACGTGGCGCGAGCCATGTAtcctcctctggaccccaggCTCCTGGAGGCTCGCTGCTCGGCACTCATCCTCACCCTCACACTCTTGGCTTGGCACGCTCGCTACTCCACCTCCAACTCTACCGTCACTCTCATCAACGAGGCACTCAAGGACATGGATCGCCATCTCATT GTGCTGCGTGAGGCTGCGATGGCTCATGAAACCTACCATGGCATCTTTGCTGAGGACGCCGCGTGTGCTGCTGCCGAGTGCTGA
- the LOC138355543 gene encoding uncharacterized protein, translated as MIRSFILVFVAVLVSGDDNVITVPKDVFRFILGCQNQGAGSDFAVPVYQTKIDDTVGTTSQHVSLLDLEELGHSLGKTVQSDEVLGQILGQVKDAVESSVNGQGRSECSIENHIQIEIPPQELDGFNDKLQLLTKQNDLLLLEQINNLFNYKLRSQRIELEKLLKRRTNNIFSKLNRILALLGDTVTDGADNDATESGPDDGVTETPEGGEPVAATTQDTLSKETSKPATEVEAETVSEPKPEPVSEPKPEPVSEPKPEPVGEPKPEPVSEPNPEPVSEPKPEPAGEPKPESASEPKPEPVSEPKPEPVSEPEPEPEPEPEPVSVSEVEPEIKPESVSEPEPVPAPVIESESKPETPEPAPVTDVPATSSTTFFPVPSDSASSSEEIGDDNANDRIANPPSKEPAASAGFERVAQKPTELHESVGLLRPTHRRKPTIQEPQRERLRLAYPLWRSP; from the coding sequence ATGATTCGTTCATTTATCCTAGTGTTCGTGGCCGTGCTTGTCTCGGGTGACGATAACGTTATCACGGTTCCCAAAGATGTTTTCAGGTTCATCCTGGGATGCCAGAACCAAGGTGCTGGAAGTGACTTCGCAGTGCCGGTCTATCAGACGAAAATCGACGATACGGTTGGGACGACCTCGCAGCACGTGAGTCTCCTGGACCTGGAGGAACTGGGTCATTCTCTCGGGAAGACCGTCCAAAGTGACGAAGTCCTCGGTCAAATCCTTGGACAAGTCAAGGACGCCGTAGAGTCCTCCGTAAATGGACAGGGACGCTCTGAGTGCAGCATTGAGAATCACATTCAGATCGAGATACCACCGCAGGAACTGGATGGGTTCAATGATAAATTACAGCTCCTTACCAAGCAAAACGACCTTCTTCTCTTGGAGCAAATCAACAACCTTTTCAACTACAAGCTACGGTCGCAGCGCATTGAGTTAGAGAAGCTGTTGAAGCGCAGAACCAATAACATCTTCAGTAAATTGAACCGAATTCTTGCACTTCTCGGAGATACcgtcacagatggcgctgataaTGACGCAACAGAGAGTGGTCCGGACGATGGTGTGACAGAGACGCCTGAGGGAGGCGAACCGgtagcagctacaacacaagaTACATTAAGTAAGGAAACTTCAAAGCCCGCCACAGAAGTCGAAGCAGAAACCGTCAGTGAGCCCAAACCAGAGCCAGTGAGTGAGCCCAAACCGGAGCCCGTCAGTGAGCCCAAACCGGAGCCCGTGGGTGAGCCCAAACCGGAGCCCGTGAGTGAACCCAACCCAGAGCCCGTCAGTGAGCCCAAACCGGAGCCCGCGGGTGAGCCCAAACCGGAGTCCGCGAGTGAGCCCAAACCAGAGCCCGTAAGCGAGCCTAAACCAGAACCCGTGAGTGAGCCAGAACCTGAGCCGGAACCTGAGCCCGAACCTGTGTCTGTAAGTGAAGTCGAACCTGAAATAAAGCCTGAGTCGGTGAGTGAGCCCGAACCAGTACCCGCACCCGTGATTGAAAGCGAATCTAAGCCCGAAACACCTGAACCAGCCCCAGTAACAGATGTCCCGGCTACCTCCAGTACTACATTCTTTCCAGTTCCCAGCGACAGCGCCTCGTCAAGCGAAGAGATAGGCGACGACAACGCTAATGATCGCATCGCCAACCCGCCTTCTAAGGAACCAGCTGCCAGCGCCGGCTTCGAGAGAGTGGCCCAGAAGCCAACGGAACTCCACGAGAGCGTGGGCCTCCTGCGGCCCACCCACCGACGTAAGCCCACCATCCAGGAACCCCAGAGGGAACGTCTCAGGCTCGCTTACCCGCTCTGGAGGTCCCCGTGA